CTCGCGCTGAACCATTGCGTGAGATACTGCAGGGAACGCTTCGAGCCGGTCGGTCACACGCAGCACGGACGTGTCGTGGGTGATGTGGTCGAGCCAAATCCCCTGACGCACGGCATCCACCACGAGCAGGTCCACCTGCCCAAACCCCTCGCGTTTGAGCTTGCGCACTACACCGGGCAGCGTGAAGCGGTGCCAGTGGTCCAGCGTAAAACGCGAGCGTAGCCCCGGCGGTGTCGCGTGGGGCAGCAGCGTCATCGGCGAGTAGTGGAACAGGTTCCCCTCGACATCCCGTCCGCCCCCGGCCCACCAGTCGCGCAGGCGATCGAACGCTTCGCCCCGGCCCTGACTGCGCAATAGATGCAGCGGCGACACCGGCTCCGACACGAACGCGACCTCCCACCCGCGCTGGGCCAGGCGACGCGCGTAGTGGTTCGCGCCAACCCGCAGCGGCGTTTCCCAATACGCATTGGCCGCCCAAAGGCAACGCTTGGTCATGCGCCGCCTTTCATGCAAACGATCGAGCACACGCACTGGGCCGGGCCATACAAGCGATAGGTCAGGCGTGGGCTCTCGACCAGCGGCTCACCGTACGATGCGCTGTAGACGTCGCAATCAATCTCGATCGGCGCGTCGTGTGAGATCGTCAGCCGCAGTACGATGTCGTTCTTGCGGAGCATGATGGCCCCACCCTCGCGTGTGACCGCGACACCCGCCGCCAGGTGCAACACCGCGTAACGCCCGGCCAACGCCGTGGGCAGGTCCCCGACCTCGAGTTCGTTAGGCCAGCAACGAAACTCGCGCTGCGTCGGCGTTCCGAACAATCGGTGTTGGCCCACCAGCCCGGTGTTCGAATGCCCAAGCAGCTGCGACCGCGCACGATCCGGCATCCGGAACAGGCCATCACGCCGCAGCTGTGCGTACCGTCGGACGCCGTTATCGATCGACACCGCGTTGTGTCGGGCAACGTGACGCATCTTGTCTCGAAGCGTCGGGTCGCTCGTGTAGCAGCCCGTGCCCGGGTCGATGACGATGGGTTCGCCATCGACGTAGAGCACAAAGGAAAGCTGGTCGTCGTGCGCGTGCCCGCCATTGCCGTCTTGCCCGACCTCGCCGCAGCGGACGATCGTGGTCAATCGGCCGTGCTTGTAGAGGAACAGTCCCATGCCGGAATAGGCGGTCTGTTCGGTGCAGGATGCGGGCTCGGGACGCTTGAACGATGCGTTCCCCAGTATGGCTCGGACAACGCTGGTTTCCATCGCCTGGGGGGTGTCGTTGTGCGAAGCAGGGCCCGTCCCCGCCTTAAACCAACCGTCCACCGCGTCGATCAGGTGCCGGTGGTTGCGTAGGTCTTCGCGCAGGGTCCCATCGCTGTCGTGCATCACGGCGGGCAGGAGCTTAAAAAATCGCCCGCTGTCGTTGTCGCCGATCTGTGGGTCCCGGCCGTGGCGGTCGAGGATGTCATCCGTGAAGCGGGCCAGGCGTGCAAGCCGATCAATCACCGATTCGGGGATCACTGTCTCACCCGTCTCGATGCGACGCGCTTGCAACACGGGCGACGGCTCGCCGGGCCGGTAGGCGAGCCATTGATCCTCGGTCAGCGCCGTCCGGCGTGCCTGCGTCGCGCGTTGCAACACCGCGAGTCCATACACGACCATCTCCGCCGACAGCCGGTGGTAGCTCGTCGACGCCTCGAAGTTCGAGCCGTCTTCGTGGAACTGGCGCAGGGTCTCGGCGACCAACTCGCGCGACGCGAAGTGCAGGTACGCGTCCGCCGTGTCGTCGGCCGGGAGGTACGCCGACGCGATCAGCAACCCCGCGACATCCGCGAGGTAGTGGTTCCCGCGCACCGTCTCGTCCCACTCCAGGTTCGCCGCGAGGTGGTCGGCGTGCTCACGCACACTGCGCGCAAACACCCGTGTAAACGCGGCGTCGAACACCGCGCCCAGCGCACGGAACAGATCAAACGTCAACACCCACCCCGCGACACGGATGCCGACATCCATCGCGCAGTTCCA
The sequence above is a segment of the Phycisphaeraceae bacterium D3-23 genome. Coding sequences within it:
- a CDS encoding alginate lyase family protein — its product is MRDGLRQLRRAATMPPGELLAKVRRKLRGRQTDARQRRRDATRSTYRAVAEVAEEQYAPLARLIDPVDTAMLLPHREAIAELARRALAHEFDLLGSGWTHVVNTHGLEVSEPNRAEAERTLSLLPDGYTPIDWHIDFKSAAKHRWDARVWYRDQPQVVGQGIDVKLPWELARMQHLPMLAWGYALANNATDESDAMPAPAERYLAAFRNQVLDFIAHNPPRFGVNWNCAMDVGIRVAGWVLTFDLFRALGAVFDAAFTRVFARSVREHADHLAANLEWDETVRGNHYLADVAGLLIASAYLPADDTADAYLHFASRELVAETLRQFHEDGSNFEASTSYHRLSAEMVVYGLAVLQRATQARRTALTEDQWLAYRPGEPSPVLQARRIETGETVIPESVIDRLARLARFTDDILDRHGRDPQIGDNDSGRFFKLLPAVMHDSDGTLREDLRNHRHLIDAVDGWFKAGTGPASHNDTPQAMETSVVRAILGNASFKRPEPASCTEQTAYSGMGLFLYKHGRLTTIVRCGEVGQDGNGGHAHDDQLSFVLYVDGEPIVIDPGTGCYTSDPTLRDKMRHVARHNAVSIDNGVRRYAQLRRDGLFRMPDRARSQLLGHSNTGLVGQHRLFGTPTQREFRCWPNELEVGDLPTALAGRYAVLHLAAGVAVTREGGAIMLRKNDIVLRLTISHDAPIEIDCDVYSASYGEPLVESPRLTYRLYGPAQCVCSIVCMKGGA